TCAGCTGCGTTTGTTGCAGAGCGAGATTATCGTTGAGACTAAGACACAGGATAATGTTTTCGTAACCATGAATGTTGCGACCCAGTATCGCGTAAATGAGAACAACGTGATTGACGCTTATTACAAGCTTATGCGTCCTGAAGCACAGATTAAGTCCTATATCGAAGATGCCCTTCGTTCCTCCGTTCCAAAACTGACCTTGGATGAGCTCTTTGAAAAGAAGGACGAAATTGCCCTAGAAGTCCAAAAACAAGTGGCTGAAGAAATGTCGACCTATGGTTACATTATTGTCAAAACCTTGATTACCAAGGTTGAACCGGACGCTGAAGTTAAACAGTCTATGAACGAAATCAATGCGGCCCAGCGTAAGCGCGTGGCTGCTCAGGAATTGGCAGAGGCCGACAAGATTAAGATTGTGACAGCTGCCTCTGCAGAAGCTGAGAAAGACCGCCTGCATGGGGTTGGTATTGCCGAGCAGCGGAAGGCCATTGTGGATGGTTTGGCAGACTCTATCAAGGAATTGAAGGGAGCTAATATTGAGTTGACAGAAGAGCAGATTATGTCTATTCTTTTGACCAACCAGTACCTGGATACGCTGAATAATTTTGCAGATAGTTCGGGTAATAATACCATCTTCCTTCCGGCAAATCCAGAAGGTGTCGAAAGTATTCGGACTCAGATACTTTCAGCCCTCAAAGCTAAGTAAAGAAAATTCAGAATTATTTAATTTGTTCGAATTTGGTTTGTTTAAGTTGACAAACTGTATAAAAACAATTATAGTAGTTGATGTAGCTAGAATAGAGAGGAGTAAGAAATGGCTAAATCTAATTTCGAGAAAGTAGAATCTGTTGTTAGTTGGGTACGTGATAAGAAGATCACCGGTTACCGTATTAGTAAAGAAACAAACGCACGTGAAATGTCTATCATTGCTCTTGCTCAAGGACGTGCAAAAGTGAAAAATATCTCTTTTGAAACAGCTCTTGGCTTGATTGATTTCTACGACAAAAACCATGAAAAATTTGAAGACTAAACTTCAAAATCGTGCAACTGATATTGCTCATTAAATAAAAAAAGGAATCTGGACTTAGTTCCAGATTCCTTTTTGCTTTTGAAAATAGAAGTAATTTAGCTGAGGAAGCGCTGCAGGAATTCTTTGGTTCTTTCTTCTTTGGGATTGGTGAAGATATCCTGCGGGCTGCCAGATTCAGCAATAACGCCCTTGTCCATAAAGATAACACGGCTGGAAACATCACGGGCAAATTCCATCTCGTGGGTTACGACAATCATTGTCAACCCTTCCTGAGCCAGTTCTTTCATGATCTTCAGAACTTCACCAACCATTTCAGGGTCTAGGGCTGAGGTTGGCTCGTCAAAGAGGATAGCATCAGGATTCATGGAGAGGGCGCGGGCAATAGCGACCCGCTGCTTCTGACCGCCAGAGAGTTGCTTAGGCTTGGCCTGCCAGTACTGCTCGCCCATTCCAACCTTGTTGAGATTTTCTTTGGCAATTTTCTCAGCTTCTGACCGTTCTTTTTTCAGGACCGTTGTCTGAGCAACGATGGTGTTTTCAAGGACATTAAGATTCTCGAAGAGATTGAAAGACTGAAAGACCATGCCCAGCTTTTCACGGTAATGGGTCAGGTCATAGTTCTCTGCTAGGACATTCTTGCCACGGTAGAAAATCTGACCGCCAGTTGGTGTCTCCAAAAGATTAATAGAGCGCAAGAAGGTTGACTTTCCGCTGCCAGAGCTGCCAATGATGGAAATTACTTCTCCTTGATGAACTGTGAGGGAAATGTCCTTGAGGACTTCGTTTTCACCGTAAGACTTTTTGAGGTTTTTAATTTCTAAAATGGTTTCTGTCATGATTTCACTTCTCCTGTCTGCATTTGATTGGCACCTGTCGTGTAGTTATCTGTGTCAAAGCGTTTTTCAACATAGCGCAGGATGCGTGTCACGCTGAATGTCAGGACAAAGTAGATTACAGCGATGATGGTAAAGGTTTGGAAGTATTGGTAGGTTTGGGTAGCGATGGTATTTCCAGAGAAATAAAGCTCAACCACTGAGATAACGTTCAACACGGATGTATCCTTGATGTTGATGACAAATTCATTACCAGTTGCGGGCAGAATATTGCGGACAACCTGAGGCAGGACAATCTTGCGCATGGTCTGGCCGTGAGTCATACCCAGTGCTGTTGCGGCCTCGAATTGCCCCTTGTCAACGGCAAAGATACCACCGCGGACAATCTCACTCATATAAGCTCCGGTGTTGATGGAGACGATGAAAATGGCAGCGATAGTCCGGTCGATAGAAATTCCGAATGCCTGGGCTGTTCCGTAGTAGATAACCATGGACTGAACAATCATTGGAGTTCCGCGGAAAATCTCAATATAGACATTTAAGAACCAGCCGAAGATTTTTTGCAGTGATGCTAATAATTTATTCTTAGAAGCTGGTGCTGTACGATAAACGCCAATTAGCAGTCCGATGATGAGACCTGCGATGGTTCCTGTAATCGAAATGAGCAAGGTTAAACCAGCTCCGCGTAGGAATTGCGGCCAGTTTTCAGCTAGAATCTTAGCTACTTGACTGAAGAATGATTCCTTAGCTGCTTCACTATCCGTATCAACAGGCTGTTTCTGAATCATCTCGTCCATTAGCTTGACTTGGTCATTGGTGGTAATCTTAGCGATAGCAACATTGGCCTGCTCGATACGGTCGTCATCCTTGCGCATACCAATGGCAATGGAAGCATCTTCTTCGCCGACTTCAAAGCCTTTCTCAAACTGAATCATTTTGAAGTTGGAGTTGGCAGCTTCTGCAGTCAAGGCTTCTGGCCGCTCAGAGATATAGCCATCAATAACTCCAGATTCCAAGGCTTGACGCATCTGGGCAAAATCGCCCATAGCTGTTTCTTTTTTGGCGCCAGGCAACTGGTCAATGAGATTGTAGAGGTAAACTCCTTGCTGGGAAGTGATTTTAGCATCTTTGAAGTCTTCTAGAGTCTTAGCGGATGCATATTTTCCATCTTTACGAACTAGGAGAACTGGCTCGCTGGTGTAGTAACTGTTGGAAAAGGCGATTTCCTTTTTCCGCTCGGCAGTTGGACTCATACCAGCAATAATCATATCAATCTTGCCAGAGGTCAGAGCAGGAATTAAGCCATTCCAAGAAGTCTTGACAACCAGAGGTTCCTTGCCCATCTCTTGTGCAATTTTTTTGGCAATCTGCACATCGTATCCGTTGGCATATTGGTTGGTGCCTTCGATTTTTACAGCACCATTGGAATCATCATCCTGAGTCCAGTTGAAGGGGGCGTAGGCTGCTTCCATACCGATTCTCAGGTAGTCATCGGCCTGAATAACATGGACTGTTCCTAAGGTGACCAGGAGGGCTGTAAATAGAGTGAGTAATAATTTCTTCATGGGTTTCTCCTGCTTATCTAATAATAGTTCTTCCTATTCTATCGAAAGTTGCGGTTCTTTTCAATCCTAGTAAGCCCTTACTTGATAAAAATGATATAATAGAGCAAAGTATCTGTAAAGAGAGGTTGAATATGAAGCGATATTTTTATCTTCTGTTGGTTTTATTTTCCTGTCTTTGTTTTGGTCGGGTTGTCTCGGCTGTTGACTATGATATTGAATCCTATCAGGGCGATCTGGCCTTGCGTGAGGACAATACAGCCACCTACACAGAGAAAGTGACCTACAAGTTTAATGACGACTATAATGGTCAGATTGTTTCGCTGGGCTCGGCTGGAAAGATGCCCAATGGTTTTGCCATTGACGGAAATCCAGCGGTCTCGATTCTGACAAATGGTGAAACTGATGAGGACTTTAGGCCAGAAATCAAAGACTTAGGCGACGGTTATGAAGTCAAAATCTATAATTCAGGAAACGACGGTGACAGAGTTGTTGTCACTGTGACCTGGCAGTTGAGAAATCTCCTTTTTCTTCACAAGGATATTGCTGAGCTCAACTGGACTCCTATCAGCGACTGGGATCAGGGGATAGGAGAGGTCGTTTTGACGGTTTCTGGCTTGAGCAATCCAGATAAGAGTGAACTCTTTGCTCATAGTGGCTACTTTGGTACCCAGCCTTTCGTGGATAAGGATGGCACTGACTATCTGGTCAAAATCAATGGAATTGGCTCGGGCGATAATGTCGAGCTCCACGGCTATTGGGATCGACAAGCGGTCTCTCTGGTATCAGAGAATGAAGATGAGGGCGACTACTTACCAGCCTTTAAAGCTGTAGAAGAAAAAATTGCCCGCCAGACACTTTTTTACCGGCAGTTGGGTGAGATTTACCTGCCCTTGCTGCTCTTATGTGCCATCCTTGTAGCGGCTATCCTTTATTTTGTCTTTGCCCAGAAGATCAAGCCTAAGCAGTCTTATCCCAAGAATGCCCGTCTATACGAAGCTCCTCAGGACTTGGCTCCCCTTGTCTTGGCGGAAAATATTTACGCAGTAGACATGGAGGATGTCGATCCGACTAGGGGCGGTAAGGCAGTGCTGAACTTTGAAAACATGGTTCAGGCGACTTTGTTAGACCTGCTGGATAGGGGCAATCTCCTCCTGCAGGGAGATGCTGAAAATCCTGTTCTGCAAATTGCGACTTATGATGGGCTGGCAGACTTTGAGAGACGTTTTCTGGGCATGGCTTTTAACAAGCAATCCCAAGCAAAAGTCAAAGATCTCTTTTCAGCCTATCAAATTTCAGAAGATATTTATAAGCACAAGTCTTCTGCGGATGAGTCCTATATCCGAAACATTGGTAGTAATATCAAGTCCTTATTTACTAACAGTTTGCGCTCCTTATCTAAAGAAGTGCGATCTGAAGGCAAGCGTTTGGGTCTCTTTGGTCACTACCGGCCTCTTAAAGTTCAGGAAAAGAGATTGCTGATTACTGCCATTATTCTAGCTAGTGCTGTTTTACTATTTTCTCTTGGATTTTTATTTGTCTATTCGGCCGCTTTTGGAGGCTTTATCTGGATATATATTCCCTTAGCACTGATGGGGCTTGTTTTGATTCTCATTTTTGCTAGTAAGGCACAGCTTTATTGGCGAGATGGCGTCCTGAATGACAAAGGCGCGCACGACTTCTATCTGTGGCGAAGTTTTTCCAATATGCTGCGAGATATTGCCCATCTGGACAAGACAGAAATCGAAGGCATTATCTTGTGGAACCGTCTCTTGGTCTATGCGACCCTCTTTGGCTATGCAGATCGTGTCAGCCGTGTCATGGCTCTGCGTCAGATTCACTTGGAAAATCCATCTATGGACAGCTATGTTCAGGCTAACCTGCACTATGCCTTCTATAGCAGTATGCACAGTTTCTCAAACTACGGCCATGTAGCCACCACAGCCAGCAATTTCTCTGTCTCTTCTGGCGGAAGTTCAGGTGGTGGGTTCTCCGGTGGCGGAGGCGGTGGAGGCGGTGGAGCTTTCTGATAGATAAGCTCCCTCCTAGCCAGAAAAGTCTTAGTACTGGCTTTTCCTAGCCTTTAAATTGTGATATAATAAGACCTAATACTCTTTGGGAATTTAAATGTGATTTTCCTTGAGTAGACCCTTGTTTCAGGAGTATTCTATGTTTATCATTGAAATTTTCATCTCTATTATTTACGGTATCATCGAAGGAATCACAGAATGGCTGCCGATTTCCAGTACAGGGCACCTGATTTTAATTCAAGATTTTATCCAGTATAAAAATCAAAGTCCAGCCTTTATGGAAATGTTTAATGTCGTTATCCAGCTGGGAGCAATTTTGGCGGTTGTCGTCATCTATTTTGACAAACTCAATCCTTTTAAATCAGGCAAGTCAGCACGTCAGGTTCAAAAGACCTGGCAGCTTTGGGCCAAGGTGGTCGTGGCAGCCTTGCCGGCTGCTGTTATCGGCTTATTTTTGGATGATTGGTTTGAAGCGCACTTCTACAATCTAGTCTCTGTGTCAGTGATGCTGATTGTCTATGGCGTAGCTTTTATCTATCTGGAAAGGCGCGAGCATGAGGAGCCTGCTGTGACGGATTTAGCCTATTTGCCTTACAAGACTGCCTTGCAGATTGGTCTCTTTCAGGTTCTAGCTCTCTTTCCTGGGACTAGCCGTTCTGGCGCCACCATTGTCGGTGGTCTCTTGAATGGTGTCAGTCGTTCTGTCGTGACAGAGTTCACTTTCTATCTGGGGATTCCCATTATGTTTGGCGCTAGTGGCTGGAAAATTCTTAAGTTTATCAAGAATGGGAACAGTCTGGGATTTGGGCAAATTTTCTTGCTCTTAGTTGCCATGGGGGTGGCCTTCGGTGTCAGTCTAGTCGTGATTCGTTTCCTGACAGACTATGTCAAAAAGCATGACTTTACCGCTTTTGGGAAATATCGGATTGGCCTGGGCGGTGTGCTTCTGGTTTATGCAGCAATCAAAGCCTTGATGGGATAAAAGAGGTAATTTTAATGTTTCTCTGACTATCTCATGTAGTGAAATAATAAGCTCTCGGAATTTTCTGAGAGCTTTTTTCTTGCAACTTCCATTTTCAGACCAATGCTAGCTATTTTTTGAAATACGGGGGATTT
This window of the Streptococcus sanguinis genome carries:
- a CDS encoding undecaprenyl-diphosphate phosphatase, which gives rise to MFIIEIFISIIYGIIEGITEWLPISSTGHLILIQDFIQYKNQSPAFMEMFNVVIQLGAILAVVVIYFDKLNPFKSGKSARQVQKTWQLWAKVVVAALPAAVIGLFLDDWFEAHFYNLVSVSVMLIVYGVAFIYLERREHEEPAVTDLAYLPYKTALQIGLFQVLALFPGTSRSGATIVGGLLNGVSRSVVTEFTFYLGIPIMFGASGWKILKFIKNGNSLGFGQIFLLLVAMGVAFGVSLVVIRFLTDYVKKHDFTAFGKYRIGLGGVLLVYAAIKALMG
- a CDS encoding ABC transporter substrate-binding protein/permease; amino-acid sequence: MKKLLLTLFTALLVTLGTVHVIQADDYLRIGMEAAYAPFNWTQDDDSNGAVKIEGTNQYANGYDVQIAKKIAQEMGKEPLVVKTSWNGLIPALTSGKIDMIIAGMSPTAERKKEIAFSNSYYTSEPVLLVRKDGKYASAKTLEDFKDAKITSQQGVYLYNLIDQLPGAKKETAMGDFAQMRQALESGVIDGYISERPEALTAEAANSNFKMIQFEKGFEVGEEDASIAIGMRKDDDRIEQANVAIAKITTNDQVKLMDEMIQKQPVDTDSEAAKESFFSQVAKILAENWPQFLRGAGLTLLISITGTIAGLIIGLLIGVYRTAPASKNKLLASLQKIFGWFLNVYIEIFRGTPMIVQSMVIYYGTAQAFGISIDRTIAAIFIVSINTGAYMSEIVRGGIFAVDKGQFEAATALGMTHGQTMRKIVLPQVVRNILPATGNEFVINIKDTSVLNVISVVELYFSGNTIATQTYQYFQTFTIIAVIYFVLTFSVTRILRYVEKRFDTDNYTTGANQMQTGEVKS
- a CDS encoding amino acid ABC transporter ATP-binding protein — translated: MTETILEIKNLKKSYGENEVLKDISLTVHQGEVISIIGSSGSGKSTFLRSINLLETPTGGQIFYRGKNVLAENYDLTHYREKLGMVFQSFNLFENLNVLENTIVAQTTVLKKERSEAEKIAKENLNKVGMGEQYWQAKPKQLSGGQKQRVAIARALSMNPDAILFDEPTSALDPEMVGEVLKIMKELAQEGLTMIVVTHEMEFARDVSSRVIFMDKGVIAESGSPQDIFTNPKEERTKEFLQRFLS
- a CDS encoding DUF2207 domain-containing protein, with protein sequence MKRYFYLLLVLFSCLCFGRVVSAVDYDIESYQGDLALREDNTATYTEKVTYKFNDDYNGQIVSLGSAGKMPNGFAIDGNPAVSILTNGETDEDFRPEIKDLGDGYEVKIYNSGNDGDRVVVTVTWQLRNLLFLHKDIAELNWTPISDWDQGIGEVVLTVSGLSNPDKSELFAHSGYFGTQPFVDKDGTDYLVKINGIGSGDNVELHGYWDRQAVSLVSENEDEGDYLPAFKAVEEKIARQTLFYRQLGEIYLPLLLLCAILVAAILYFVFAQKIKPKQSYPKNARLYEAPQDLAPLVLAENIYAVDMEDVDPTRGGKAVLNFENMVQATLLDLLDRGNLLLQGDAENPVLQIATYDGLADFERRFLGMAFNKQSQAKVKDLFSAYQISEDIYKHKSSADESYIRNIGSNIKSLFTNSLRSLSKEVRSEGKRLGLFGHYRPLKVQEKRLLITAIILASAVLLFSLGFLFVYSAAFGGFIWIYIPLALMGLVLILIFASKAQLYWRDGVLNDKGAHDFYLWRSFSNMLRDIAHLDKTEIEGIILWNRLLVYATLFGYADRVSRVMALRQIHLENPSMDSYVQANLHYAFYSSMHSFSNYGHVATTASNFSVSSGGSSGGGFSGGGGGGGGGAF
- a CDS encoding SPFH domain-containing protein, with the protein product MLEYTIVNQGGLNMFFIPFFFIILIIIFIFLLLSAVYVVRQQSVAIIERFGRYHKTSSSGINFRLPLGIDKIAARVQLRLLQSEIIVETKTQDNVFVTMNVATQYRVNENNVIDAYYKLMRPEAQIKSYIEDALRSSVPKLTLDELFEKKDEIALEVQKQVAEEMSTYGYIIVKTLITKVEPDAEVKQSMNEINAAQRKRVAAQELAEADKIKIVTAASAEAEKDRLHGVGIAEQRKAIVDGLADSIKELKGANIELTEEQIMSILLTNQYLDTLNNFADSSGNNTIFLPANPEGVESIRTQILSALKAK